The stretch of DNA ACCTCTTCTATCTCGACTATATGAGCAGAAAGCAGCAGATAGACATCGATCTATTCTGTTTCTCCACAGCCGAGACCGCGCTTGAGGCGCTGGAGACGCGCGCGGCAGAAGGCAAGACCTCGCCCGATCTTCTGGTCGCCGATCTCTACATGCCGCTCGATAGCGGCATTGGCCTGATCACGCGGTTGCGCCTGGATGATCGTTTCAAGGCGATGCGACTTGCTATCTGCAGCGGATCGGATGCTGCCGAGGACCGCGCCCGCTCACTCGATGCCGGCGCCGATGTCTATCTGGAAAAGCCACTTGACCTTGCCAAGATCATTCTCAATCTTGAGATGTAGAAAACGTCGAAAGCCGCAAGCCCTGTTTCCTCTCATTCGTCCAAGCCATCTGACAAACCGCAATTGACAAGGTCGAGGACGCATCACAAGATGCAACCGAAGCGAAGAATATGGAACGCGAAATAAGCGCTGAGAGAACCGATCAACCCGCGTTCGCCGCCACGAACATCAGCCAACCCCTTAGCTGAATGGGTCTATCGGCTCTCTCGCGCTTACGTCTGGCACTGCCTTCTCGCATTCATGGATGTTGAATGCAGGAAGAATACGATACCCAGGTAAGAACTACTGCCCCTCAGTAAAATCTGCCCGTGCATCACCTGTCGTTGAGATAATTGATGATTTCCGCCTTACATATCGAAAGTCCCCGTTTTCGATTTCTCTCATCAACCGTCTCGCAATTTTTGTAGCTCTTCGCGTTTAAGACGTATATCCCAAGATTTCGGGATTAGAGGCATTGGCGGGAGGAGAGGAAGAGTGGGAATGAACAATGCCCCGGCAATTCCCTTTCATGCCGGACCGGAGCTGAGCCGGGCGA from Rhizobium leguminosarum bv. trifolii WSM1325 encodes:
- a CDS encoding response regulator receiver protein (PFAM: response regulator receiver~SMART: response regulator receiver~KEGG: rec:RHECIAT_CH0000703 putative two-component response regulator protein), which translates into the protein MTTLFYVDDSKDDLFYLDYMSRKQQIDIDLFCFSTAETALEALETRAAEGKTSPDLLVADLYMPLDSGIGLITRLRLDDRFKAMRLAICSGSDAAEDRARSLDAGADVYLEKPLDLAKIILNLEM